A region of the Candidatus Uhrbacteria bacterium genome:
AAAAAAGCCAAACATATCTTGTTTGAGCATGTTGGCAAGCGCCATGCCAAGCGTATTGCAGGGAAAGCGGTTCCAAAGGGTGCGGTATTGAATGCTGATAGCGAGTATTCGGAATATTACGCAGCAGCTCCCGGAGTTGAAATGAAGGAGTGGTATGGCATCGATCATCATCAGGGATTGTATGCAGAGGATGTCGCTCTTGATGCGACTGGTTCTCGATTTGTTTTGAGACTTGCGGATGATGCTTCCCTGCGCATCCCCGTGCGTCTGAATCAGCCTGGTGATTATAATATTTCTAATGCCCTTGCCGCGCTTGCCGTTTGCCGTATGCTCGGAGTCGACCTCGAGAAAGCGGCAAAACAGCTTGAAGGAGTTGCGACCGTGCCCGGACGTTTTGAGCGTATCGACGCTGGTCAGTCTTGGACGGCGATTGTCGACTATGCGCCGGAGCCGGAAAGCTTCAAGCAGCTCTATCGTGCTTTGAAGGCTGTTCCGCGCGAGCGAACGATTCATGTGCTTGGTTCCTGTGGCGGAGGCCGAGATGTTGCGAGACGTCCGATTTTGGGTCAGTTGGCCGCCGTAAATGCCGATATCGTGATTGTGACCAATGAAGATCCGTATGATGATCATCCGCAAGAGATTATCGATCAGGTCGCGACGGGGGCGCGCGAGGCTGGTAAAATAGACGGAGAGAATCTTTTTCTCGTCGAGGATCGTAAGGAAGCGATTGTTCAGGCGATGGCGATGGCACGACCGAATGATCTCGTTGTTATGACGGGTAAGGGTTGTGAACCGTGGATCTGTGTCGCTGACGGAAAGAAGATTCCGTGGGATGAAGCTGGTACGGCAAGGGAAGCGATAGAGCAGGCTCTAAAGAAATCGTAATTATGTTTCGCATACGCGATGTCATTCAGCTTCAACCAGATGAGCAAACGCTGTTATTAGAGCGCCGTCATTTGCGTACGATGGCGGGTTCGCTTGTTTTGGCCGGTCTCTTGATTGCCGTTCCGTTTTTCTTTTTGTTTCCTTTGGTTCGAGTTGGTGCATTTGGCATGGCGATCTTTTGTTTGCTGCTCGCTGTCGGTGCGGCTTTTGCTTTGCGTGTTTTTATCACTTGGGATTCGCATGTATTGATCGTGACCAATCGTCGAATTGTCCATGTAGAGCAGACGGGGGTTTGGCGACGCCATGTGCGTGAGATGCCGCTTTCGGCACTTGAACAGGTGAGCATCGAGCGTCGCGGACCGTGGGATGCACTGTTCCGTACCGGTGTTTTGCGATTACGCGCAAATGGTCACGGGACGATTGTTTTTGCCGGAGCCCATCGACCCGAGGTTTTGGTAGAGATTATCGAAAAAGCGAGACCGCAGCACTCGGCTACGCCAGCTAGTTTCCAGTTAAAGCCTCTGTAAGGTAGAATCCGGCTATGCCGCGATCTGCGACTTCCGCTCTTGGAATTGCCCGTTGGCCACTACTTGTAGCGGCCTCAGGAACGTTATTCCTTGTTGTTGGAATTTCGACGGTACGCGAGACGTATCGTGAATGGCAGGTGGATCAGGAGATTCATCAAATGCAGGCGCAGATCGAGCAGTATGAAGGCCGCAAGCTTTCCCTTGTCGAATTATTAGCGAGACTTGATTCTGATGAGGCGCTCGATAAAGAAGCTCGGACACGGCTTGGTTTGCGTAAGCCGGGTGAGCGCGTGATTATCCTGCAGGGAAGTGACGGTATGCAGGCGAGCTGGCAAGATGATGTGCAGACGTCAGCCGTGAATCTTGCAGCGCCTGACTTGCGTAGTAACCCGAGACGTTGGCTCGATTATTTTTTTCCACGCCCATGAACCCTAGAATGAAGTTGTTGGTTGCTTGCAGCGCCGTTATCTTGCTGGCTGTTTTTGCTGGCAGCGCTGTCGCAAGTGTTTATCTATGGAAATCCGAGGGTCCGATTGTTCGTGCCGTGGGCGGATGGCTTCCGGCGGCCAAGGTCCAAGGACGTACGGTCAACTACGGAACCTATCTTGAGCATGTGGATGCCCAGCGTGCTTTTTTGTCCGGTCCTATGGCGGCAGATTCCGGAGTCGTACGCGATATTACGGATACAGAGCGTCAGGAAGCTTTGGATCGCGCGATCCGCATTGAGGCTGTGGCTGGTTTAGCCGAAGAGGCCAATGTTGTTGTCACGCCGATAGATGTTGACCGCGCGTATGCTGATTTGGTCTCGCGAGCGGGCACATCGACTTCACCAGAAGAGATTCAGGTATTTTTAAAAGCTCAGTTTGGTTGGGATGAAGCAGAATACAAGCTGTATCTTTTGAAGCCTGCGTTTACAGAGGAAATTCTTCGTACGAAGGCGGGTGATGCCTTTGATGCCGCGCTTCAAGCGCGTATTGATGGCGCCAAGCGTTATCTTCGCTTCTAGGCTTGCCAAAGGTTGAGGGGCTTGTTACCATCGTGACCACATTTGAGAGTCGGGTAGCTGCGTGCGGGTATCGTATAGTGGCTATTATGAGTGCTTCCCAAGCACTAGAGACGGGTTCGATTCCCGTTACCCGCTCCAGGCCGATGTAGCTCAGTTGGTAGAGCAATGCTTTCGTAAAGCAGAGGTCGCGGGTTCAAATCCCGCCTTTGGCTCCATAACAAAACCGCCCTTCATGGGGCGGTTTTGTTTTACTCGAACAACATTTTGCCTGCGGCTTGATCGACAAGTCCTCGACGTCTGACAGCGACAGATTCCGCGAGGCCGATACAGACAAAGACGATCAACATGTAAGAGGCGGCGGCAGAGAGGAAGGGCATTGGAATACCGGTAATCGGCATCAGACCTAAATTCATTCCGGCATTAACCATGACGTGTATGAGGAAAACGGCGCCGACACCCATGAGCATAAGCGCGGCAAAATCATCCTCGGATTCATAGCCGAGTCGTATGAGCCGCACGAGGATCAAACCAAAGAGAAAGAAGACAAAGATAATGCCGGCTAAACCAAGTTCCTCACCTACAACGGCAAAAATAAAGTCCGTGGCAGCTGCTGGTAGGAAACGTAGGCGGGCTTGGGAGCCCTCGCCGATACCTTTACCGAACCAACCGCCAGAACCGATGGCAATACGTGCTTGAATGGCGTTATAGCCGGCTCCTCGCGGGTCGCGTTCCGGATCGAGGAACGACTCGATACGGTCTCGTTGATAGGGCTGAAGGGCGAATGTCCAGACGATGCCCGCGGTGGTGATAAAGACGAGCGGTAGAATAAGCCAGGCGTGGCGTGGAAGACCCGCAAAGAGCGCCATGATGCCCCAGATGAGGAAAAGAACCATTGCTGAGCCAAAGTCTGGCTGGAGAAGCACGAGACCGGCGTAGATGCCGGTGGCGACAAAGCTGATGCCGAAGGTTGTCCACGATAAGCGGCCTCGCCCACGGCGTACAAAGAAAGCGGCTAGATAAACGGCAAGCGTTACTTTAGCGATTTCAACAGGCTGGAACGAGAGCGCACCAAAACGGAACCAGCCTTGTGTTGCGTTGATACGGACGCCAAAGAAGAGAACGCCTGCCAAAAGTACGGCGCCAAAGATGTACAGCATCAACCCGTATGAACGGAGATGGCGGTAGTCGAGAAAGATCAAGACGGCGATGGTTGCAACGCCGATCGCAAAGGTGACGAATTGCTTATGGAAAAGAAAGAGGTCAGAAGGTTCTTGGGAAACACCGATACCGTAGATCGCGACTAAGCCGACGGCTGCTAACGTAAAAGCCGCTGCGAGGAGCGTCCAATCGAGCCGTTCTAAATATTCCCAAAGACGAGCCATTCTGCGAGCTTACGGAAAGTAAGCCTCGGGATCAAGGATGTTCACATAAGCCGAGATTTCCGTGCGTGTGATTCCGCTCAAATTATCGAACCAATTTACGATGAGAGGCTGGCTTGATCCTGCGCCAACCTGTTGTTTTCCGATGGTTGTTACGCCTGCCGGAGTCGTGCCGCGATAAAGAATAACGGTGAGATCGACATTCCAGTAACCATATGGGCTTGGATTGCTAAAAGTTGAAGATGTTTGTCCGACGATTTGCGCGCCAATGGTTAGATCGCGTCGATAGGTGATATCGGAGAAATCAAATTGTAGGCGATTGGCTGCAAAGGCGGCGTAGTCTTTGTTGACGGCGTTTGGATCAACGCGATGCCACTCGATATTCTCGATAACGAGCTGGGCATTTCTCGAGGTTGTGTCAATGCTTGAACCGAGCTCGGTTAAGTAGCGCTGGCTTTTTGGAAGGATGAAGCCTTTACGCGCGTCGGTCATCAAGTCGCCGATGCGGAATCGATAGTCAAAGCTGGCCCACCAGGTTTCGTTGGAGTTGGAGAGCTGCACCAGGAAGTCTTTACGATTGCCGGAAATTTCAAAGACGGTTACGTCGCTGGGGAGCAGTGCTTGAGGCGTTGTTGCTTGGAGGCCAGAAATCGCCAGTTGATTTTCCGCGATAATGCGCGGGATACGGGCTTCACGCGGATAGGAGATGATGTAGGCGTCTAGAAGCGACCAAAGTACAAAAGCCCAGAAGATGATATTGAGGATAATGAGCGTCCAACGAATAATGGAACGCATGCGTTCACGATTACGAACCCACCAGCTTGCGAGCTGAAGTTCTTGCTCGGTCATTCCAGAGCCGATGATGTGTTCGTCAGGCATGGGCCTATTTTAGCACCCTTCCGAAGGCTTGACGAAATGGCTGGATAGAGCCGGATTTTCATGCTAATCTCTTGTGGACTTTTATGGCCAAATCCGAACCGAAAAAGAAGATTATGGGCGCCTATGGTGCCGAGCAAATCTCCGTTCTTGAGGGGTTAGATCCGGTGCGCAAGCGTCCTGGCATGTATATCGGCTCAACAGGTCCGGATGGCTTGTTCCATCTTCTCCGTGAAATTGCCGACAACTCATTTGATGAGGCGATGGCCGGACATGCGGATGAAATTATTGTCACGCTTTTGCCGGATGATCGCGTATCCGTATCCGATAATGGCCGCGGTATTCCGGTCGATAAGCATCCGAAGACAAAGGTTTCTGCATTGGAAACGGTTCTTACCGTGCTACATGCGGGAGGTAAGTTTGGAGGCGATGACTCAGGCTATAAGATCTCCGGTGGTTTGCACGGTGTAGGCGCATCAGTCGTTAACGCTCTTTCAGAACACTTGGAGGCAATCGTTGAGCGTGACGGGGGAATGTATAAGCAGGAATATTCGCGTGGGAAACCCAAGGGTGAAGTGAAAAAGATTGGTACAAGTAAGCGTCATGGAACGACGATTATTTTCAAGCCGGATCTTGAAATTTTTAAAGAAGGAACACGATTTGATTATCAGCGCGTGGTCGATCATTATCGTCAGCAGTGTTATCTCACCAAAGGGATCAAGCTTGTTGCGATCGATGAACGCGAGAAAGGTCAGCATGATGCCTACGCGTTTTATTTTGAAGGCGGCGTTTCTTCTTATGTCCGACATTTGAACCATAAGAAGCAGCCAAAACACGAAAATATTTTCTTTGTTGAGAAACAGGTCGATAAGGCCGAGGTTTCGATTGGCTTGCAGTACACGGATGATTACGTTGAAACGCTGTACGCATTTACCAACAACATTATCAACCCGGAAGGCGGTACGCATGTCCAAGGGTTTCGTGCTGCATTAACGCGCGTTTTGAATAGCTACGCACGCACCAAGGGTTATTTGAAAGAGAAGGATGACAACTTGTCGGGTGAGGATGTGCGTGAAGGTATGACGGCGGTTATCTCTATCCGTTATCCAGAGCCGCAGTTTGAAGGTCAAACAAAGGGTAAGCTCGGTACGCCGGAAGTACGCGGTGCGACGGAATCGGTGATGGGCGATGCCTTTGCGATGTTTTTGGAAGAGCATCCGAAAGATGCTGAGGCGATTATTGGGAAGTGTGTCCTTGCGCAGCGTGCCCGTGCTGCTGCCCGTGCTGCTCGCGACACCGTGCTACGCAAGGGTGCTTTTGAAGGTTTGACGCTGCCTGGTAAGCTCGCCGACTGTTCCAACCGCGATCCGCAAGCCTGTGAACTCTTCATCGTTGAGGGAGACTCTGCCGGTGGATCGGCTAAGATGGGACGCAATCGCGATATTCAGGCGATTCTGCCTTTGCGCGGAAAGATTTTGAACGTCGAGCGCGCTCGTCTCGATAAAATGCTTTCGAGCGAGCAGATCAAGAACTTGGTGATTGCTCTGGGCACGAATGTCGGTGAATTGTTTGACATGTCCAAACTGCGTTATCACAAAGTTGTGATCATGACAGACGCTGACGTCGACGGAGCTCATATCCGTACGCTTCTCCTGACGCTGTTCTATCGCTATTTCCCGGAATTGATTTTGAAAGGCCACGTTTACATTGCTCAACCGCCATTGTTCCGAGTCGCCAAGGGCAAGAATATTAAGTACGCGTTTAGTGAGGCTGAGCGCGATAAACTTGTCGATGAGCTCGTGAAGATCAAGGAAGAGAAGGCCAAGGCTAAAAAGGGAAAGAGTGAAGAGGTCGAGGAAGAGGCAGAGGTTGTCGATGGTGAAGAGGAGGTCGTGAAAACGATCGGCGGCGTTGCTATCCAGCGTTACAAGGGTCTTGGAGAAATGAATCCTGAACAGCTTTGGGAAACGACGATGGATCCGGCGGTACGCATGATGAAGATTGTTACCGTTGATGATGCGGAAAAGGCAAATGAAGTTCTTGATATCTTGATGGGCTCGGAAGTTGCGCCGCGCAAGAAGTTCATTCAGACGAATGCCAAGCATGTAAAGAACTTGGACGTATAAATCAAAAGAGCCTCTCACGTAGAGGCTCTTTTGATTTTTAGGAGTATGATTTGAATATGTACTGGATTACCGTCTTTTTTTTCTACTCATTTTTTGGTTGGTGTCTCGATAGCGGCTATCGGAGCTGGTTTGCGCGTCGATGGGTCATGGGAAATGCGCTGAAACCGATTCCGTTGTCTCCTATTTATGGTGTAGGCGTTATCTTTATTTTATTGCTCGAGCCCGCTTTTGCCGCTTGGCCGATTCTTTTTCAGTGGATTGGATACGGGGCCGTGCTCGCTACGATCGAGGGCTTGTCCGGACCTGTGGTTACTCGCGTTTGCGGGCGTCCGCTTTGGAAATATTCTCGTGACAATTCTTTTCTTGGATATACGGATCTTTGGCATGCGGCGATTTGGGGATTGCTAGCATTGCTCGTGATTTGGTTTGTGCATCCGTCTATTTTTTCTGCCGTAGGTTGATCTGTCCACAAGACGATTGTCGGGATGCTTGTTTCGGGCTATAACGGATGTATGAGTCTTCGACAGTCGCGCTTGATCGTCGAGTGTCCGCATTGCCACGCTACCTACACGGAAGAAACCGTGACCTTGGTACGCGATGAGGGCGAGCGGAGGCTTTTTCATTGCGCCTGTCCATCGTGTAAACGGTCGATGATTGCCCTGATTCGCGACCATGAAGGCTGGATCAGTACGATGGGTTTGGTAACTGATTTGGATGCGGCAGATGCAGTTCGACTCGCTAGCGAGAGTCCGGTTGGAGCTGATGAGTGTATTCGAGCATATCAATATATCAGTCAACAGAGCCAAAATCTCTGTCAGACTCTCTTAAAGCGCTCCTCTTGACGGAATCGGGTCTTTTCCGTAAGATTTAGGCACTTTTTTCGACTATGATTTACGCATTATCCGCCAAGACCCGTACCAGCATGGGCAAGCGCTCCAAGGATGAACTCGCTCAGATGCGCGTTCCGGCTGTTATGTACGGCTCCGGTGTGGCCAACCAGAATGTTTCCGTGCCTCGCTCGGAGTTCTTGAAGGTCCTCAAGCAGGCCGGCTACTCGAGCCTTATCGACATTACTGTCGGTGAGACTTCTCCGGTGAAGGCTGTTATCAAGGAAGTGCAGGTTCACCCACTTTCCATGGAACCGATTCACATCGATTTCCATCAGGTTCGTATGGACCAGGAAATGGAAGCGGTGATTCCGTTGAAGTTTATCGGCGAATCCAATGCGGTTAAGGCTGATGCCGGTACGCTTATCAAGTCGCTCGACGAAGTCGAGGTTCGCTGTTTGCCAGCCAACTTGCCGCATGAGCTTGAAGTCGACT
Encoded here:
- a CDS encoding UDP-N-acetylmuramoyl-L-alanyl-D-glutamate--2,6-diaminopimelate ligase, whose protein sequence is MLHRLKTMIPEPLLAIYHRMLARVSAVVYRNPSQELIVIGVTGTNGKTTASFYLARALEASGFGAGCTTTALMKIGKKEWINKTKMTMPGRFFLQKMMREMVDAGCRYAVIETSSQGLAQGRHLSIAYDVGVFTNLTPEHIEAHGGFENYKKAKHILFEHVGKRHAKRIAGKAVPKGAVLNADSEYSEYYAAAPGVEMKEWYGIDHHQGLYAEDVALDATGSRFVLRLADDASLRIPVRLNQPGDYNISNALAALAVCRMLGVDLEKAAKQLEGVATVPGRFERIDAGQSWTAIVDYAPEPESFKQLYRALKAVPRERTIHVLGSCGGGRDVARRPILGQLAAVNADIVIVTNEDPYDDHPQEIIDQVATGAREAGKIDGENLFLVEDRKEAIVQAMAMARPNDLVVMTGKGCEPWICVADGKKIPWDEAGTAREAIEQALKKS
- a CDS encoding PH domain-containing protein; the encoded protein is MFRIRDVIQLQPDEQTLLLERRHLRTMAGSLVLAGLLIAVPFFFLFPLVRVGAFGMAIFCLLLAVGAAFALRVFITWDSHVLIVTNRRIVHVEQTGVWRRHVREMPLSALEQVSIERRGPWDALFRTGVLRLRANGHGTIVFAGAHRPEVLVEIIEKARPQHSATPASFQLKPL
- a CDS encoding septum formation initiator family protein, which produces MPRSATSALGIARWPLLVAASGTLFLVVGISTVRETYREWQVDQEIHQMQAQIEQYEGRKLSLVELLARLDSDEALDKEARTRLGLRKPGERVIILQGSDGMQASWQDDVQTSAVNLAAPDLRSNPRRWLDYFFPRP
- a CDS encoding rod shape-determining protein RodA; protein product: MARLWEYLERLDWTLLAAAFTLAAVGLVAIYGIGVSQEPSDLFLFHKQFVTFAIGVATIAVLIFLDYRHLRSYGLMLYIFGAVLLAGVLFFGVRINATQGWFRFGALSFQPVEIAKVTLAVYLAAFFVRRGRGRLSWTTFGISFVATGIYAGLVLLQPDFGSAMVLFLIWGIMALFAGLPRHAWLILPLVFITTAGIVWTFALQPYQRDRIESFLDPERDPRGAGYNAIQARIAIGSGGWFGKGIGEGSQARLRFLPAAATDFIFAVVGEELGLAGIIFVFFLFGLILVRLIRLGYESEDDFAALMLMGVGAVFLIHVMVNAGMNLGLMPITGIPMPFLSAAASYMLIVFVCIGLAESVAVRRRGLVDQAAGKMLFE
- the gyrB gene encoding DNA topoisomerase (ATP-hydrolyzing) subunit B; protein product: MAKSEPKKKIMGAYGAEQISVLEGLDPVRKRPGMYIGSTGPDGLFHLLREIADNSFDEAMAGHADEIIVTLLPDDRVSVSDNGRGIPVDKHPKTKVSALETVLTVLHAGGKFGGDDSGYKISGGLHGVGASVVNALSEHLEAIVERDGGMYKQEYSRGKPKGEVKKIGTSKRHGTTIIFKPDLEIFKEGTRFDYQRVVDHYRQQCYLTKGIKLVAIDEREKGQHDAYAFYFEGGVSSYVRHLNHKKQPKHENIFFVEKQVDKAEVSIGLQYTDDYVETLYAFTNNIINPEGGTHVQGFRAALTRVLNSYARTKGYLKEKDDNLSGEDVREGMTAVISIRYPEPQFEGQTKGKLGTPEVRGATESVMGDAFAMFLEEHPKDAEAIIGKCVLAQRARAAARAARDTVLRKGAFEGLTLPGKLADCSNRDPQACELFIVEGDSAGGSAKMGRNRDIQAILPLRGKILNVERARLDKMLSSEQIKNLVIALGTNVGELFDMSKLRYHKVVIMTDADVDGAHIRTLLLTLFYRYFPELILKGHVYIAQPPLFRVAKGKNIKYAFSEAERDKLVDELVKIKEEKAKAKKGKSEEVEEEAEVVDGEEEVVKTIGGVAIQRYKGLGEMNPEQLWETTMDPAVRMMKIVTVDDAEKANEVLDILMGSEVAPRKKFIQTNAKHVKNLDV
- a CDS encoding putative ABC transporter permease — protein: MYWITVFFFYSFFGWCLDSGYRSWFARRWVMGNALKPIPLSPIYGVGVIFILLLEPAFAAWPILFQWIGYGAVLATIEGLSGPVVTRVCGRPLWKYSRDNSFLGYTDLWHAAIWGLLALLVIWFVHPSIFSAVG
- a CDS encoding 50S ribosomal protein L25, producing MIYALSAKTRTSMGKRSKDELAQMRVPAVMYGSGVANQNVSVPRSEFLKVLKQAGYSSLIDITVGETSPVKAVIKEVQVHPLSMEPIHIDFHQVRMDQEMEAVIPLKFIGESNAVKADAGTLIKSLDEVEVRCLPANLPHELEVDLSKLATFEDSITVADIKLPKGVELATDPELTIATVSRPLTEDELKKLEESQVGDVSEVKSEAELKKAAEEAKAAEEAAAEAK